From the genome of Canis lupus baileyi chromosome 32, mCanLup2.hap1, whole genome shotgun sequence, one region includes:
- the LOC140622577 gene encoding olfactory receptor 4F21-like: MGGLNDSVVTEIVLLALSCSWEKKLFLILVCSLLYLAVILGNLFILFLVIFDSHLHSPMYFLLANLSLIDVCLSSTTVPKIIKDLLNEYKVISFQGCMAQICFIHIIGGVEMVLLIAMAFDRCTAICKPLHYLKIMNSKICISFVITGWVTGVIHAMSQFLFVINLPFCGPNKVDSFYCDFPKIIKLACTDAVKFEFIVTANSGFMSMGTFFLLILSYSFILITVWKRSSGELSKAFVTLSAHITVVFLFFTPCMFLYVWPSPPPSIDKNLFIVDFAIIPALNPTIYTLRNKDTKVAIKRLSKKISYSRFC, from the coding sequence ATGGGTGGATTAAATGATTCTGTGGTCACAGAGATTGTGTTACTGGCCCTTTCTTGTTCTTGGGAGAAAAAGCTCTTTCTCATCTTGGTATGTTCTTTGCTCTATTTAGCAGTCATCTTgggaaatctttttattttgtttttggtaatttttgattCTCACCTACATTCTCCCATGTACTTTCTGCTGGCCAACCTGTCCCTCATTGATGTGTGTCTTTCCTCTACCACAGTTCCCAAAATAATCAAAGACCTCTTAAATGAATACAAAGTAATTTCTTTCCAAGGTTGTATGGCACAGATATGCTTCATCCACATCATAGGAGGAGTGGAGATGGTATTACTCATAGCCATGGCATTTGACAGATGTACAGCAATATGTAAACCTCTTCACTACTTGAAAATCATGAActctaaaatatgtatttcattcgTAATCACTGGATGGGTAACAGGAGTGATTCATGCTATgtctcagtttttatttgttaTAAACTTGCCTTTTTGTGGGCCTAATAAAGTAGACAGCTTTTACTGTGACTTTCCTAAGATCATAAAACTTGCATGCACAGATGCAGTCAAGTTTGAGTTTATCGTTACTGCCAACAGTGGCTTCATGAGCATGGGCACCTTCTTCCTGCTAATCCTTTCCTACTCATTCATTTTGATTACAGTCTGGAAACGTTCTTCAGGAGAATTATCCAAGGCATTTGTTACTTTGTCAGCTCACATcactgtggtttttttgtttttcaccccATGCATGTTTCTGTACGTCTGGCCTTCTCCCCCACCTTCAATTGATAAAAATCTGTTCATTGTGGATTTTGCTATCATCCCTGCCCTGAATCCTACCATCTATACACTAAGGAACAAAGACACAAAGGTAGCTATAAAAAGACTGAGCAAAAAGATATCTTATTCCAGATTTTGTTGA
- the LOC140622579 gene encoding olfactory receptor 4F21-like: MDGLNNSVVSEFVLLGLSTSWETKVFLMLTFSLIYLGIILGNLFIFFLVIFDSHLHSPMYFLLANLSFIDMGVASTTVPKMIGDLLNEYKIISFQGCMTQMCFIHIMGGVEMVLLIAMAFDRYIAICKPLHYLNIMNPKICVSFVITGWVIGVIHAMSQFAFIINLPFCGPNEVDSFYCDFPRIIKLACTDGVKFEFIIAANSGFMSMGTFFLLILSYVFILVTVWKRASGDLSKAFVTLSSHITVVVLFFTPCMFLYVWPFPTSSIDKYLFIADFAITPILNPIIYTLRNKDIKVSVKRLSKWRHYGRRC, encoded by the coding sequence ATGGATGGACTAAATAATTCTGTGGTTTCTGAGTTTGTGTTGCTGGGACTCTCTACTTCTTGGGAAACTAAAGTTTTTCTCATGTTGACATTTTCCTTGATCTATTTAGGGATAATCCTGggaaatctcttcattttctttttggtaatttttgattCTCACCTACATTCTCCCATGTACTTCCTCCTGGCCAATCTGTCCTTCATTGACATGGGGGTTGCCTCTACAACAGTCCCAAAGATGATTGGGGACCTTTTAAATGAATACAAGATAATTTCCTTCCAAGGTTGCATGACACAGATGTGCTTCATTCACATCATGGGAGGAGTGGAGATGGTGCTGCTCATAGCCATGGCATTTGACAGGTACATCGCAATTTGTAAGCCTCTTCACTATCTGAACATCATGAACCCTAAAATATGTGTTTCATTTGTAATCACTGGCTGGGTGATTGGAGTGATCCATGCTATGTCTCAGTTTGCTTTCATTATAAACTTGCCTTTTTGTGGTCCTAATGAGGTAGACAGCTTTTACTGTGACTTTCCCAGGATCATAAAGCTTGCGTGCACAGATGGAGTTAAATTTGAGTTTATTATTGCTGCTAACAGTGGCTTCATGAGCATGGGCACCTTCTTCCTGCTAATCCTTTCCTATGTCTTCATTTTGGTCACTGTCTGGAAACGTGCTTCAGGAGATTTATCCAAAGCATTTGTCACACTGTCATCTCACATCACTGTGGTGGTTCTATTTTTCACTCCATGCATGTTTCTCTATGTCTGGCCTTTCCCCACATCATCAATTGACAAATACCTGTTCATTGCTGACTTTGCTATCACCCCCATTTTAAATCCCATAATATATACATTAAGGAACAAAGACATAAAGGTATCTGTAAAGCGACTGAGCAAATGGAGACATTATGGCAGACGTTGCTAA